The proteins below come from a single Triticum aestivum cultivar Chinese Spring chromosome 5D, IWGSC CS RefSeq v2.1, whole genome shotgun sequence genomic window:
- the LOC123125493 gene encoding E3 ubiquitin-protein ligase EL5-like — protein sequence MDPDVALHLQIAAVVVMAVLIVALAVAASGGACDDAAGGAAVHAADVEAALGNDTLMTYEQAAARKKKEKGEEEEERCAICLSEYGEGEAGELVRVVPACGHFYHASCDVDKWLRKRRTCPLCRGGLWPPPPPLPGLPRPECPPMPPSH from the coding sequence ATGGACCCGGACGTCGCGCTCCACCTTCAGATCGCCGCGGTGGTCGTGATGGCGGTGCTCATCGTCGCTCTAGCCGTCGCGGCCTCCGGCGGAGCCTGCGACGACGCGGCCGGGGGCGCCGCGGTGCACGCCGCCGACGTCGAGGCCGCCCTCGGCAACGACACGCTCATGACGTACGAGCAGGCGGCCgccaggaagaagaaggagaagggggaggaagaggaggagcggtgCGCCATCTGCCTGTCAGAGTACGGCGAGGGCGAGGCCGGCGAGCTGGTGCGGGTGGTGCCGGCCTGCGGGCACTTCTACCACGCGAGCTGCGACGTCGACAAGTGGCTCCGGAAGCGCCGGACGTGCCCGCTCTGCCGCGGAGGGCTctggcccccgccgccgccgctgccggggcTGCCACGGCCGGAGTGCCCGCCGATGCCGCCGTCCCATTAG